Below is a genomic region from Fusarium oxysporum Fo47 chromosome XI, complete sequence.
GACCCTTCACAATGACGAAATGATTCCAGCCAACGGCTACGGCGGACTCAAGCCCCTTCTTCTATGCGACGAAAGCAAATTCGTCTGGGTCGGAAGAGACGACAAGGATCCCCATGATCCAGCAGGACGCCCCCTTCGCGAATCCAGACCGAAAGAGATGGCGGGTACAAAAGCCGGAGCTTGGGTCTACAAGAAACGCTACCTGGTAAATGGCGTCAAGCAACCCGACACAGGACTTTGCAGACCAGGCGTATTTGCCGTCACCCTTACCCGAAACGATTTCATCATCTTTTGTCCTCCATCATTTCAGGACCCGGTGGCTAGTACAAAATCTGCTGTTGATGCTAAAGACAGCGTTCAGAAAGATGATGTATTGGATACATACTCGGCTACTAGCCTTTCTCGAGTCATGGTCCACGAGCTTGCCCATTGGTTTGGTGGTGCTGGGAATGGTGGAACTGACAACCGCAATGGTATGTGTATTGCGAATGATACTTTTTTACATCTGTGCAGATGTTAATATGCTCCGCATCTAGTCCCTGATCAACAAGCCGTCGGAAAAGAGGGAGCATTGGTCTGGCAAAAGCCCGACGGCAAACGCACCACTGATGCGACTCTTAAAGACCTCAAGAAATATCTTACATGTAAGTTGTTCTCCGTACTATTCTAACTTCGGGTCTCCGGCAGGGAACTGTCGTTACTGACAGTAATAACAACAGACAACTTTATGTGGGTTTCCAACTTGGCGCGCTCTCACGAGGGGGCCAACGCAGGAAATTGTGGCCCGAGCAAAGCCACTTTCACGGCTGAGTCATATGCCCTTTTCGCATTAATGTCGTACGTTGCCTAGATAACCTCAGACTGAATCATTGGATTATGAGTTGGTGCtaattatttatcttctAGTTACATGGATAACTGGGATTGGGCTAATGATGGGAAGGCAAAGGCGTTTGTTGACGAAATGATCCCATATGAGAGACTTCCTAACAGTAAGAAGGTTCGTTTGGGCTAGAGAGGAATTTATTGCTTAGTCACTTAGTTGTTAATGCTGTTTATCTCTCTTATGAAATGTATTACACTGTGATTACCGAAGAACACAGGCTTTGCTGCAGATAATACAGTAAATAGATTGGCGATGCGACTACTGCCTTTACATTCTGAATAAACGGCGTTTGGTCTCTTCGACTCACTTAGCTGTTGACCATTGAGGAATGCAATGCATTGATTGCATTGCAGGTCTCACAACATTGCATGGTAACGAGTGCGCCAGTAGCTGCAGCAAGGAAACTGTTGGAAGTCTGTGGAAGTTCGGCGTCGACGCATCGATTAAGTGGCACATCTATGGCATGTTGATATTCTTCTCCCTGTTTTTCTCGATCCAGAGCAACCAGTTGTACATGGCGGGGTCTTGTGAAACTTGACCTCGAGCAGCTGGAAGAATGTTGCACACCGCTCAAGAAACCACTGAAGTTTCCTCAAGTGTAGATCaaaggaagaagacaaaTAATCGGACGAGTTTGCAATACGAGAACAATGCCTGCAGCCACAGACCCATTTCACTCGGCTGTCAGCGGCTTGGATTCCAGTCCGACTATGACATCAAGCAAAACAGAACAAGACAACTTCACATGTTAAGGACGAACCGTATCTGTTAGCGCCGCGAATACCCGGATAGCCAGATCATATCTTGTCAGTGACGGCGGCAATCTACACCGCAATATGCATCGAGACTAAAAAGATAGATCTACGGCTGCGAGATGGGACGGGACGGGGCTTCTCTCCGACCGTCCGACAACTCACTCTTAGGCAGGTCTTGTTGTCATAAGTGACAGGTACCAGGCAGTTACGCCTCAAAGACGCATCTGCGGTCCCTTGTCAGTGCTGCGTGTCTTATTACCCCGCCTTACCCAGCTGTGAGCTTGACAATGTAATGTAGGGCCCAGGAACCAGTGTGATTGCAACGACAACGCTTTCCGAATGAAGTCTTTGCAGCTCTATTTTCTTCTTAAAACTGAGAACTATCACCAATTCCAAATAGCATGTGTAGCATTGGCAGTTACGAAGCTTGTTGGAACAGAGAATATGGTTCCTGGGTGCATAATGGCCAAGCCTGGATGCAACGAATGACGTAGCTATTTTATGTTCCAAAAACGGCCGAGTACTGAGACACGGGAAATTCTGTGGCGGGCTGAATATCAGACAGAAAAGAGGGGTTCGGACGGGCCGCTGCTCTTTTAGGTGAGACATACAGTCCGTGCGGCCAGGTACAGCAAAACCTGTCACAATTCAGATCTCCTCAAACCCCGCTTCCCCGTTGACGGGCTATCAGGGGAGAAAATGATCTGTTTTCTGGCTCCAGCCTAGTCCTCCATATCAGTGTACGATTCACCCATAAGAGCTTTGCCCAATAATGTAAAGATAAAGGCAAATATCTAGATGAGCATTCCTGGAACCTAGATAGGTGAAAGAAGAGACAAGATGTAGTAAGGTCTTCCCCGGACTCTTCGTCGCGATTGTGTAACCCCGGCCGACAGCCATATCAGCAGTCCGCCCAATGGCAAGAGGCATAtgatttctcttctctcagaGAACAACACCAAAGATTCACTTACCGATAGATCCTCGTCGTACCGTGTCTCAGTGAGTGATTGGAATTTGATGTGCCGATGGCCCGGAGGGTAGAAAATCATGCCAGTAGCCTGTAGAATGTGACCGATACGTGCAACTACATGATGCACGGTGACATGAGACATTCATTCTGGAGATAATTGGACATGGGGGACGAGCTGTGGAGGTTTGTTGTGAGACAGGAAAACATCCCTATACGTAGGCTGATCTACAAGGCGATCTCTTACGTATTTTCTATAGTCACTTGGAAGGCTCTGTGTCTATAAGAACCCCTCAATCTCTCACTGATCCTGAACACAAactctcaactcaactcaactcatcTTCACTCATCAACTCCTTCTCAAACAACTACTCAACATAAATCACTCACAATGGGTTACGGCACTCTCGAGAACGGCGACTGGCTCATGGTCGGCATgagcatcttcagcaaagATCGCTCCGTCGAGCTCCGCATGCAAGACGATGGCAAGCTCGCCATCTACTACAACAACCGCTGTGCCTGGCAGAGCACCGACCAACAGATCAGCAACGCAAAGGGCGCCATCATGCAGGGCGATGGTAACCTCTGCATCTAGTAAGTCTTGCATCTCTTGATACGGTCTCTGTTGTACCGTTGCTAATTGTGATTTTGCAGTGACAAGAACGGCAAGGCCACTTGGCACACCAACACTGCTGCCCCAAGCGGCGACAACAAGACTTTCCTTTCTGTCCAGGATGACGGAAACCTTGTTCTGTACAAGAACGGTGGTGCTACTCCCATCTGGTCTTCCAAGAGCAACAAATAAACGGGCTGGCTGGGTTGGCATGTGAGTTGGGCTGTTGGCGGGTACAGTTAGGGATCTATGGACCTAGACAAGTTCCACCTGCCGATTTGTGCACCACTCATAGTATTAATAGCCATCAATAAAGTTAAATTGGAGAGAGCTTTTGTCTCTTGCAATATGTGCCAAGTTATTGATTAAGACGAACATGGCCAAATACCTCTGTAATTCTCTTACTCTTAGATTGACTTTCGCTAGTCGGCACGTAATTTCGACGACCATCTCACGAAACTTGTCTAGGTGTGTTTATTATGGATTAGAAAGATTATATACCAGATTATTTAGCGGGCTTCAGGTTATGCCCGAGGAAACCTTGTTTGGTTATAGTATAATAGATCTAATAGTGTTATCTACCAAATTTATGTCAGAAGTTAAGCTTGAAAAGTCTGAGGATGCCTGAAACTGctccaacaccaaaaacCTCTAAGCGCTGCAAACTCTCGTAAACGCAAGACTGTCTATGTTGACCTCGATTCTGACGAATTCTCCGTAGCAGGTCAAGATGAGTTGTACATCTGCCTGTGCGATAGCCTCGCCGGTAATACTGAAGCTAACGCTGTCCGACCTCCAGCCACCAGCGCTGTCGTACATGGCGCCAAATTTGCTTGTGTCTCCGACCTTGAGCTCAATGTTGCAAACGTAATCGGCACCTTGGCTGATGCTGACAACTCGGTAGTAGTAGGAGAACTCGTAGTCGCCATTCAGATTCTGCAGAGTCTGCTTGAAGTAGTAATCGGGTTGACCGTTGCTGAATACCGCGGACCTAGTTCGTCATGTATTAGCAAGAGGTTAAAGACGCGGATTGTGAATGAACATACAGTGCGTTTGTGCCGGATTGGGGTTGGCTTTGGATGAGGTTGGCATTGCTGGTCCAAGGCGCAATACCGCTGGGGCTATCGTCGAAACCTGGGTTGATAAACAACTGGGTTTCAGCACAGGCTGCCGCTGCAGTAGTCGTGGTAGATTCTGCTTGGGTTGTAGTAGTAGTATCCGCAAGAGTTGTAGTGGTAGATTCTGCTCCGTCTGTAGTCGTAGTATCTGCCAGGGCTATAGTAGTAGTATCCCCTGGGATTGTAGTGGTAGTATCCGCCAGGGTCGTAACAGTAGTCGTATCGATTGACGTAGCCGAAGTATCAGCAGCAAACGTCGATGTGGTCTCAGCAATGCTTGTCGCG
It encodes:
- a CDS encoding bulb-type lectin domain-containing protein, with protein sequence MGYGTLENGDWLMVGMSIFSKDRSVELRMQDDGKLAIYYNNRCAWQSTDQQISNAKGAIMQGDGNLCIYDKNGKATWHTNTAAPSGDNKTFLSVQDDGNLVLYKNGGATPIWSSKSNK